The proteins below come from a single Triticum aestivum cultivar Chinese Spring chromosome 5D, IWGSC CS RefSeq v2.1, whole genome shotgun sequence genomic window:
- the LOC123120331 gene encoding uncharacterized protein, with product MGGRNRRWPTKRHHDASSNPRPPPPYSGYSHVDNQCQVPLWEREFCSLVGGISWQRFCENKHFAYMYKEIEQWDDSGAFENFQNAKSRFWSHYHGQPSDIPYPDPDLYIDEVDHRGEVDPELVADLDKVRVPFEADNEPAVAANNRCAQNQTGNWDIYLEKPTPEVNKWEADNSASNTGWAASQEPLSSWNKISTGWGDALAQPGWGSSSNNHCSGNNWNSSHGASSNNNTYYQDPCSAYGRKRNSGGGYSQQRNSKQRNQAESHHQRGRWQDHRDRGRHGERFPFDNRPNVQRAERGF from the coding sequence GATACAGTCACGTGGATAATCAATGCCAAGTCCCATTATGGGAAAGGGAATTTTGCAGTCTTGTTGGTGGCATTTCGTGGCAGAGGTTCTGCGAGAACAAGCACTTTGCCTATATGTACAAGGAGATAGAGCAGTGGGATGACTCGGGAGCTTTTGAGAATTTCCAGAATGCAAAATCAAGGTTCTGGTCTCATTACCATGGCCAACCTTCTGATATACCTTACCCAGACCCTGATCTGTACATTGATGAGGTCGACCATCGTGGCGAGGTCGACCCCGAGTTGGTAGCTGACCTGGACAAGGTGCGGGTACCCTTTGAGGCGGACAACGAGCCCGCCGTAGCTGCCAATAACAGGTGTGCCCAGAACCAGACGGGGAACTGGGACATCTATCTAGAAAAGCCGACCCCTGAGGTGAACAAGTGGGAGGCGGACAACTCGGCATCCAACACAGGTTGGGCAGCGAGTCAGGAGCCTCTGAGCAGCTGGAACAAAATCAGCACCGGCTGGGGTGATGCCCTGGCGCAGCCCGGTTGGGGCAGCTCAAGCAACAACCATTGCTCAGGGAATAACTGGAACAGTTCCCATGGAGCATCCAGCAACAATAACACATACTACCAGGATCCATGCAGCGCATATGGCAGGAAGAGGAACAGTGGCGGCGGGTACTCCCAGCAGAGGAACAGCAAGCAGAGAAACCAGGCTGAGAGCCACCACCAGAGGGGCAGATGGCAGGATCACCGGGACAGGGGGAGGCATGGTGAGCGGTTTCCGTTTGACAATAGGCCAAACGTGCAGCGAGCGGAGCGTGGGTTCTGA